In Tripterygium wilfordii isolate XIE 37 chromosome 17, ASM1340144v1, whole genome shotgun sequence, the genomic window TTAGTTCTAAATTCcctactctcttttttcttttgatcaaCTGATGTTTTTGGGGTTTGTGTTTTCAGGTTGTGCTTACAGAAGGGCCAAGGGCACTTTACAAAGGGTGAGATTTCTTATAGGCCTTCGTGAAGTATGCTTTTTAGTTGGGTTTATCTAGTGACAATTTTATGGCATATTGCATTGTTAAGGGTGCAGCGTGATTAGTTTCAGTATGTGTTGGGAAGAAGGAAACTGAACAAACCAACCCAGTTTTGTCCAGTTGGAGGAAACTTTATTGCTTTACTTGCCTTAAGTTCCCTTGGTGTTTAAACAACATGCTTTTACTGGTTACGTATTCAGTTGAAGCCTCATCTTCCCTTATCGCAACAGCGTTTATTGCATTTAACTGTAAAGTAGATCTTAAATTCTGGTGTTATAGTTGAGATGCATAGTGTTTGAACTCAACATCAGGAGTTGTTGTTATCGTTTTCCCCCTCCATGCACGATTCCCCTTATCTACATTTTTCAGGTGTTAAtatctttttcccttttctcaATTATCCAGGGGCTTTGCAATTTTTGCAAGATTGGGTCCTCAAACTATGATTACCTTTGTAGTCTGTGAGAAGTTACGGAGGCTTGCCGGACTAAATCAAATCTAGGAGTTTGATCTTCTATTTTCAGATGGCCCTTGAATATCTCCAGTCCTGTCAGATTCACCAAACAGCTGCCCTATGTCACCAAAGTCTCAAATGAGGGAATCTCTCAGTTGCATTTTTTGTATCCACTCCATTTCATAATAGGCAAACAATTGTTTAATTATTGTCATTTTGAGGGTTCAATTATTTGATTGAAAGTTTTGGTGGTAatattcttattcttattctttGGCCCAGTGTTTTTTTGGGGGGTCTGAAAGGATATCATGAATAGAGTAGAACTTCTGGATGTAGTCATACTTACTTCATCAGGCATTATTGTCTGGAATGTTATCAATAAAGGGGTTGCTGTTTTTTGCTAAGTTGGGTGAGGGTTGATTCCTAAAATGTTTCTAATATTGTCTTTCTTCTTTATTGTGGTACAagtcttcttcctttctttttctgatgAATAGTTAAATGATTTTCAATAGATTTCTTGGGTTGTCCAAAGACAAATTGGACATATGTAAAAGAAAGAACAACTCAGACTTGTTGGTATGCATTTGAGTGACTCATTTGATTAGAAGTTTAGGTATAACTAACCCCTCATCTAGTCTAGTTGTTAAGCTTGGTATTCTTTTTCCTGAACTAAATAAGTTATGAGTTCAGGTCGGATAATTTCTGAAATAAATCTATGAGGGGAGAGTAAGAATGCCCTATAAATACCCAGAGTGAACAATCTCTGGATGCAAAAATGGCAATTACCATAATCAACTGCATCAATTACAGAGGATGCTCACAACTATGCTTCATGAGTTGGTTTAAGGGATGGCTCAAATCAAGCAACAGGACAAAGCTGTGCATTTTTCTGAGACCAATACTTGGCAACCAATGGACTGACCTTATTGCAGAGAGCTCTGGAACAAAAGTGCAGTGTCCCTATCACTTATCAGACCCAGCATTTTGACCATTAAAATAGTTCAGCATGCTCACTCAACCAATCAAAAATCATTAAGATCCTAGTTTGCTTATCATTTATTACCGGCCGAATCCCTACGATAAAAGACATTGTAGTTTTAATCATAAATATTTGGTCTGTTTatcaaattcataaaattaTGTGAATCTCTTGTTAATAGATAGACTGAACATCTGTGATTGATACTGCAATGATTTCTACTACATGGCCTCGACCCGAAGCTTCACATTATTCAACCTATATCCTTGGGTTGTGCCTCAACCGTTTTTTAACCTGTTTTTACTTTCACCTTTTTAACCTTCAAAAATTGACTGCTGCTGTGGAGAAGCAGTGCAAGTTCCCACTTGCAAGGGGAGCAGAAGCACACTGTCTGTTTCTCTTATAGAAAGCCAAGGAGGAGGCTTGGAGGGACAGACTGTCGTACTTATCTTTGTGCCTCGGATTTCGCCGTAAATTACATTTGTACCCTTATCTTTGCATTTACAGTTCTACCCTTGCCTTCCATAACAcgacaataaaaaaatatagtagCCGCGTTATGCATATTTTCTAGGCCGACACAATTTGGTCAAACCTTCTTGTTTCTGCATAGGCAAGATCCCCAACTTCGGCccaatttatcatttttgtacgCGTGGGTTTAACGATTCGAGTTTAATCTTATATCAGATgttcaaataataaatttttaagaTATGGCTAAAAAACCTCCCAACTTATGCATAAAATATAGTTTTCAtgtaaaataagaataaaatttGGTAGTCCACTAAAAGTCTGTGACATGCGAGAAATGCACACATGAGGATATGTCAATATCTTGCCTCAAAAGctcatgtttgaaaattcaaccTATTGGGACACAAATGAAATGATTAGAGGATTATTACGTTAAATCTCCTTTTTAAGCCAAGCAATGTTATGGAATATTTAACTTTATTAACccactaaaaaaattaaaaaatggggATTGGAGACTTAAAGTTAATAAAAAGATAAATCGTCATGTCTTACCCGTAATTTACCTATAACTTTATGAATATGTTTCAACGTATATGGCGATATGACAAGTGGAAGAGGATAAATTGAGGGTGAGAGTATGATCAATGCTCGGAGGATGAGAGTTGGTAGAAAACTTTTATACCTATTAGGGTATCGGGAGGATAAGAGTACGGATAAGGAGGTACCCTATCCGAGTCCTCCACGTTGATATCCCTAATCAATGTGAATGCATTACGTGGATGATACATTTTAAAACTTCCACAATTACTCAActttaaacaaaacaaaaaaagaaaagcccaCCTTTTTTAGTTAGTCTTCCACGTAATTGATAATTCAACTATCTAAGTCATATTATTCTAGGCACCATCAACaacaattagaaaaaaaaaaaccaacaaattgGTTGGACATTTGAgtgaaggaaggaagaagacaTGTCAATGCTTTGCTAAATTAAAAAATGGGAGGAGGGAAACATGCATGGTTTTGACATTTAAGCTGAAAAAATGGATGGCCAATGGAAACACTCTTTAGGGGGGAGACTTGTCTCTTTCCATTGAAGTAGACATCAAATTGacttcatcttttttttaatgcaaattGTCCATTTAAGGAGCGGCATATATGGCTACAAACTCAGTTATGATTAGCTCATTAAAGACATTGTAATTTACTACTAATTTATTAGATTAGGCTACCATAATTAgcattgtttttctcttttaaaaTCACTTGGATGATAGGTTAATGGTGAATCTGTATTAGAACTGGGGTCAAATCGTACGAATTAAAGAGCTCCTAGGTTTGATTTACACTGGGAGGTGGGAGCAATACTTTTGTGGATGtgtgttgggttttgaccctaACTTATCATTTTGTAATGTGAGAAACTATTGTGCGCGTGGGTCAAACGATTTAAGTTTAGACcaatatcaaatgttcaaaaggcaaacttatatgatattattatcTGTTTAAAAAGGGATATTGTTAGCATTGCCATTTTGTTGTTCAAAAgattgataattaattaataaaaattgaatCTCTTCATTTGACTAGTAATATATATGGCAGTGGAAATGAttggataattaattaattacttatttaACATAAAGTAATAAATAAGACTTGTGTGTGCCCCACTTGATCCACTATCCCCACTAAATCAAAAttcctattttttttccttatttttggcAAGGGACAAGAATATAGAGATTGAAGGGCATAAGCGTCATTTCATCGGGTTGCTTCAGCGTAGAAATCCTTATTTCGACTCATAACTGTATGCTCACATTCAACGATTAGAACAGCTGTCAGGGTAGTGTCGTAAATTCGACGAAGATGGAGCCCAGTTACATACTATTAAATTATGATATATTGACCGAATATCCAACTTTGCCATCCAGAAATCATTCAATTTCCCAGCGACGACTCCACgaagaaaatatagaaaaattagaaagaaaaggaaaaaaaaaaacaagaatctagagagagaaacaaggAATCAGAGAGAAAAACAAGGAGACAGCGAGGAAGAAAGACGGAGAGGAGTTGACATTAATGGCGGATGGAAGGAAGGAGAGGAACACTCACGGCGATGAGAGCGTTAAGCTGTTTGTAGGTCAAGTGCCGAAGCATATGACCGAAGCTCAGTTGCTCGCAATGTTCAAAGAGTTCGCTCTGGTGGAGGAGGTCAATATCATTAAGGACAAGGCAACTCGCGCCTCCAGAGGTTCCTTCCTCTTCATTTCAAATCTCACATTCTCACAGTATTCTaattctttctatttttcccACCTTTTTTTAGTAATTTGTGTGATTCGGTGAGTTTAACGCTGAGATTTGCGCGGCGAGTGCTGTTTTAAACCCTAAttcgttttttgttttgtttagggtGTTGTTTTGTGATATGTCCGTCGAGGCAAGAGGCGGATAAGGCAGTCAATGCATGTCATAATAAGAAGACACTATCAGGGGTACGTTCAATTTCGATCTCTAacatttgtgctctattttaGTGCAGATCACGTTGTGCATTGCGAATGAATGTGGTGAGAATTGCTTCCATACAATGTAAATTGCTGATCCGTACTGGGAAGAGATAGTTAACCGTTGTAGGCTTCAAAATTTGTAATTGGTGTTTAGTACACTCTAGGAGGCAGCTCTAGCATAATGAACTAAAATGGCACTTCCTGACACTGTGATTTGTACTTCCAAATATGTGCATTGTGTGAAAACTATTCCCAGTCAGCTTATGGAAGCTGTTTCTCCATAATGGCATTCCAGTTATTTACTAATGAATGCATCTCCTTCACAAAGCGACATTGAGTAACATATAAATCCATGACGCATCATATGAagcataacatttttttttatccaatggAAATGCTGAATATTTCTATACAGATGATTCTGCTGATAGAAAAGAAAACGGCGCAGCAAAGTGATCAAGTTTAGATTTAGATGTTGACTTGGCTCACTACGTTAAGATGCTGACTTGGCTCACTACGTTAAGATGCTAGATCTTAGAACAGCAAATATAAGGGAGCTTGTATTTCACTGTGGCTTCTTGAATGCTGGCTTTTGTCAAGATAAGAAATATGATAATATTGTGGCACTTGGCCAACACCAATGCCACTGGTGTGGTAACAGGTCACGTTACCTAGGAGATATCAAATGGTGTAATGACTAGCGTTACTGGGTTCTGATGAAATGTATTTTACCAGTAACATAAGTCGCATGTATATACCAGCTGCTAGTAGTGAAAAGACACTTTGCTAACCATCCTTGATTTATGAGAATATGAGAAAGACGGCAACTGAAAGGCACATGAGCCAGAGAGATGCATTTTACAGATTAAAACTTATTCTAGCATGAAAAATAGCTCTGAGCCCCATGGATAATAACCAGGTATATTAATATCCTTAAAATTAGTATCTTTTTCTTGAACAACATCCTAATAGAACATCCGCCCTGATCAACACGATAATAATAATGGATTGTTAATTGAACAGTTTTTACTCCACAAGGTATACAatttgacttcttctttttttttcccggttTGCCTCTTGCTTCTTCATTTAGGATTGTCTTGGATTGATTTGATTACTTCTTTCCGATGCGTGCATTATTGCATGCAAATCTACTTGTTCTATTAGGATGAAGTTTAATGGTTTCTAAATCGAACAATTTGTTGTAAAACAGTTTTTCCAAGACAATCTAATCCTTTTCTATTGCCTTAGATTCATTCGTTTCATTATTCTTGTGCCCTAAGCTCCTAACTTTTTTACTGTGTAGTTGTGTCTCTCTAATGGGATCTCATTCTTTCTATTTGATCCAGGCATCTAGTCCATTGCAAGTGAAGTATGCGGACGGGGAGTTGGAAAGGCTAGGTGCTAATATTTTACTAATTGTATTTCCTTTTGATGGTTGCATCACAGTATAAGTTTTCAATCATTGTCTCATGTTGTTTTCTTAGTTCTCCTTTACTGAATGTGTCTTGTGACTCTTGTCATTTATGTTTCATGTCATATGAGCAATAACCGTTGCTATCCCTACTATCCAGAGCACAAGCTTTTTGTTGGCATGCTTCCGAAGATTGTTTCAGAAGCCGAAGTTTCTGCTTTATTTTCTAAATATGGAAATATAAAAGACTTACAGATTTTAAGAGGTTCTCAGCAAACAAGCAAAGGTGCTTGTTCTACATACATTTGTCTCTTATCAGCTTTTTGGAAAATTATGAACCTGAAATCTGTTATCTCAACAAATTATTTGGCGACACTGTTTACTTCTTTTTGGTAGGATGTGCATTTTTGAAGTATGAGACTAAAGAACAAGCCCTTGCTGCTCTTGAGGCCATCAATGGAAAGCACAAGATGGAGGTTTGTGGCCATGTGTATGTTTTGCTGTTGAAAACCAATAATATGATATATGCTGAGGatatttcatattatttttctagAGTTCTGAATGATTATTTGATCTTTCGATGCTTATTGTTTAGGGCAAGCTGCAAGTGTAAAAGTTTATAAAATGCATTGATCTTAATTAGACCTCTGTTTCATATACCTTTTTACTAGCAAtgctagagttttttttttttggtaggaaaATTTGGTTAGCGACATATTTCAAACTCATATTGTTTATATGGTAATGATAGGCAAAGTCTTATCCTGTTAGTTAATGTATGGGGAGGCAGGTGTCCACCCTCCAAATAGTGATAACTTATATCCTTTACCACCAGCATCTCTCCGTAGTTTTCATTTGTCTAGTATAAGCTATGAAATTTAACGTTGGCATTTCATGTAGCAGCTTGACGTTGATCTAGCATATCATTTTCGTCGGTTTGTACACACCTCACCTCAAGAAAATACCAACACTTGATCAGATGGGCAGAAGCATAACAACTTTTCAGCAactcttgtttttttcttttgctttctaTGGACTAAGAAACATGAGATTTATTTCTGCTCTTGATTGCTAATGGTTCTTGCATCTCATAGTTGCTTTGGCTCTTTGCTTTCTACTGTCAATTTAATTGGGCTTTGAGACTGGATTAACTTTTTATAGCGTCCTTATATCAGCTAATGCTACACTGATTACATTCACTGTCATTTAGTATTGTCAATGATGTGGCTGTTGAGTCATGTTGAATGTTTTCTGATCTATCTAAAATTCAGTTGATATGAATGAATTTATTCTAATttgattgttaatttttttttcaagtaggGTTCTAGTGTTCCCCTGGTTGTCAAATGGGCAGATACAGAAAAGGAAAGACAAGCTCGGAGGTCTCAGAAGGCTCATTCGCAAGCTTCTAATGCGGCAAGTAGTGAGTCACAACATCCTTCATTATTTGGAGCTTTGCCAATGGGATATATTCCCCCATATAATGGATATGGATATCAGGTTAGTACAATGCATCTCCAAATATTACAGCTTTTCCGcacttttatttctttctatcTCAATTCTGCTAAATATGTTGAGTTATGTTTATCATTTTGCCGAGGGTCATTATTGCTGTATTTGGTTCCAGAATGGATATCGAGTATGACTCTCAGTTTGTTATCCTTGTAGGCTCCTGGTACCTATGGACTTGTGCAGTACCGTCTACCAGCAATGCAGAATCAAGCACCTTTCCATAATATGATTCCTCCAGTAAACCAAGGAAACGCATTGCGTGGAATCACACCAGATCTTGCTTCTAGTATGACTCCCAGaaattatccaatgcctcctGCGAGTTATATGGGGTCTGCATATCCTGGACTGCCTGGCATTCGGTATCCCATGTCATATCCTGGAGGAATAATGAGTCAACAGCCTTCGAGTGGTTCACCTAGTTCAGTGCCAGTTTCAGTTACTAATAGTAACTCGTCACCATCTTCAAGCACTGGTACAAGTTCTCGGTGTCAGACTGAAGGTTTGTGTCTACAtttccattgtttttgttttctttgtttttaaaaatgtttttagTGGCAGCATTGTAATGTCTCCATTACTTTTTACTTAGGTCCACCTGGTGCCAATCTTTTCATTTATCACATACCTCAAGAATTTGGTGATCTAGAGCTTGCCAATGCTTTCCAACCATTTGGAAAGGTTTTAAGTGCTAAGGTTTTTGTTGACAAAGCAACTGGTGTCAGCAAATGCTTTGGTATGTATGGTTCCGATTGACCTTAATTTTTAGCTTCAGTCATGACTCGTGAGAAATCTTGTATAGCTCACAGAAGTATCCGTTTGCAGGATTTGTCAGTTATGACTCTCCAATAGCTGCTCAAGCTGCTATTAGTATGATGAATGGGCGCCAGTTAGGAGGTAAGAAATTGAAGGTACAACTTAAGAGAGAGAACAAGCTGAGTAAACCTTATTGATTGGAAGGTGAGCCATGGAAGGAAGCAGAATACCCATATGTGCTCGCATGCAACCTGCAAATATTCAAATTGACCTCAGTTTCAGAATCTTGGGGTGGATGATGATTTGTGATTATAGCATTACTGTCCATCCTTCCTGTAATTACGTCAGAGGATATAAATCTTGAAAGCTGTAATTCATGGCACACTCAGCACCAAGACAATTTGTAACATGTATCATGGAAGTTCCTTTAGACATTGATTattgatttattgatttttcCCTCATTAACTTCTTTCCCTGATTTTGTATTGTAGTTCCAAGGAAAAtccatttttatattttttcccttttgtgcTTCTGCCCTCATCAGCAAAATGCATGCTGAGAATTAAGAAATCATGTCCTGAAGATACAGTAACAGTAacatatctttttctttttttgtcagcCAACGTGCATTGTGCATCCATTCTTTGTTGTACCTTGATGCACCGTTGTCCAAAACATCTGGCATCTCTGGGAATGTGGAGATATGAAGTAGCCACTGCAAACGTTCTTCTTGCTCAGGATATGATGTAAATGAGTATCTtgaatatcaatatatataaagTGCCATGTTTGTAGTGGAGCATGCATGCATGGTCATTACTCAGGTATATGCATTTGTTTGAGACGAATGACGTCTTGTGCTTGTTCTTCTTCCTAGTGGTCTTTGTACATATTTTTGTCTGGTTGCGACTGTTATCCTTAATGTATAGATACTCCTTTCTCCTCCCTTTGTTGAATTTTGTGTACATTGGCTACTTTAAAAGAGACACAAGAAATGCTCTCTTTAGCATCTTGCAAGATCATTTCTCTCGGTTCCTCATTTCAAAATATCGGAGATGTTGTTCCCATGTGGTTTGGTTAATATGGAGTTCAGGTAATTCTGATTCGTGCTATCATTGGGTACTCATAGATTCTGATCTTATTTTCCCATCTCTGATTCCTTGCTGACTGGTTTTTGATGCATTAAGGTTGGGATGTGTACAATTCAATGAAAAGGGTGAGGAAGCAGTTACCATCCGAACATGGCATTTGGAATTGCGAGGTATTATGCTTTGTGCTATTTGCTTGGTTTTATCCCAGTCCATGGATGATGCGCTCAACACTTACTTGAAGTTCAAACCTCTCTCAGGGCACGGACTTGAGAACTGAGAGAGAGCATTCACTTTGACAAGCATGCAGAAAATTATGAGGAATCTTGAACCCTCATCCTCGAACGCCATTTTCGGTACTCACCTCTTATATAATCCGCATTTTTCCCTTCATTTGTGCATTTTGGTTTTGGAGCTTTATGATAATGTGATTTGTTCTTCTTATTCAGGAACACGAGAACTAACAAGTCTAAAGAAAGAATAGTTTTTTGAAATCATTTGTTTTTGTAAGTTGTGGTTAGGTTGTGGGGTTGCTTGGCGCATTAGGTTGTTTTTCCAGAGTTAGATATCATGCAGCACGACAATCCTTTGTTTTGAACCATTGTTgtggtatttttctttcttttgggtgGGCGTGTGTTAATTGGTGATTCATGGTGTTGTGGTAATAACTATGTAAGTTAATGATGAACTCTAGTACCTAAGAATTTGGTGGctaacctaaaaaaaaaatgttgatcaGCCTTGACTGGGTTGAAATGTTTTGGGAAGTATCATGCTTCCCATTTGTACTTGTTATTTGCTGATGATATTCCGTGTTCTatgtctatatttttttttaacgtaATGTGTATATCTTCATTGAAATGCTAAATATGATAGATTAGAGGAGAGACAACATCTCTTGAAAACATTGTTCTCTGGGCTTGCATGCCTGTCTTAGGTGATTTAGGCCCCCAAAGTTGTACAATTTTGCTTTTTggtgactttttttttcttaatgccATGGCATTTAAGGTTGCACTTGTATTTCCGCTTAATGGTATGTGTGTGCTCATAAGTGTTGGCACTTCTGCGGCTTGTTTATACTTAGTTCTTATTAAGCAATGCATTTGATCTTCTAGTTTTATTATGTGTCCTATGACATGGACAAGCCTATGTCC contains:
- the LOC119983146 gene encoding RNA-binding protein BRN1 — protein: MADGRKERNTHGDESVKLFVGQVPKHMTEAQLLAMFKEFALVEEVNIIKDKATRASRGCCFVICPSRQEADKAVNACHNKKTLSGASSPLQVKYADGELERLEHKLFVGMLPKIVSEAEVSALFSKYGNIKDLQILRGSQQTSKGCAFLKYETKEQALAALEAINGKHKMEGSSVPLVVKWADTEKERQARRSQKAHSQASNAASSESQHPSLFGALPMGYIPPYNGYGYQAPGTYGLVQYRLPAMQNQAPFHNMIPPVNQGNALRGITPDLASSMTPRNYPMPPASYMGSAYPGLPGIRYPMSYPGGIMSQQPSSGSPSSVPVSVTNSNSSPSSSTGTSSRCQTEGPPGANLFIYHIPQEFGDLELANAFQPFGKVLSAKVFVDKATGVSKCFGFVSYDSPIAAQAAISMMNGRQLGGKKLKVQLKRENKLSKPY